Genomic segment of Truepera radiovictrix DSM 17093:
GCCTCCAACACCGCGTGACGCGTGGCCGCTTTGACCCCCGCGCGCCGGTTGAGCACGCGGCTCACCGTCCCCGTCGAGACTCCCGCAGCCCGCGCGACGTCCTCGATGGTCACGCGCGCGGCCGTTTGGTGCGATGCCCTTTTCAACGCCCTTGCTCCTTTGCGCCAGCAGGCTTTTTGTAACCGCTTACAACGTGGGTACCCCTGCATCCTACGTCGCCCTCAGGGGGTTGTCAAGTAGGCCACCGTGGCGCTACCGGTGTGTGGGACAACATCCCCCGCTGGGGGCCATCACACTGGAGTTGGTGGGGGGCGTTGTAAGCGCTTACGGGCGTGGCCGCCGCGTGCAAAAGCCGTTGTAGCGCGGCCCGCGTGCGCGCGCCGGGGGCGCGTTACCCTAAGGGCATGGCACGCCTTCTCATCGCTTTGGGGTTGTTCTTGCTCGTCGCCGGCGTCGCCCTGGCGCTCTTTCCGCGGGCGTTCTCCTGGTTCGGCACGCTGCCCGGCGACCTGCGCATCCGGCGCGACGGCGTCTCGATCTTTATCCCCATCACCTCGGCGCTCCTGTTAAGCGGCGCGCTCACCCTCGTGATCAACCTGATCGCGTGGTTTTTGCGTCGCTAACGCCGCAGCGCGCTTAGAAACGGCCACGAAAACCCGCACGCGGGGCCAGCCGCCAACACGAACCCCCCACATCACCGGCGATGTGGGGGGTTTAGCAGCGCGGTGAAGCGCCTAGAGGGTTACTGGAGGGGCCGCAGCAGCTTCAAACCGGCGTCGGGGACGTTCAGGCTGCTGCTCTCGCTGCCGTACTCGGAGACGTACAGGTAGCCGTTGCGGAGGTCCTCGGCGAGGTCGAGCGGGTTCTGGAAGCTCCCCGAGGTGACGATCGGCTCAGCGCCGACGGGGTTGCCGAGGCTGTCGAGTTCGACCGCGAGCACGTCGTTAAAGTTGCTGTAGCGCGTCACCAGGAGCTGACCGCGCAGGGCGCCGCCGAAGGTGCTGCTGCGGTACTCGATAGCGCCGTTGGGTGAGACGTTGAGGCCGAAGTCGAAGGCCGCGCCGCGCCAGTTCGGGTCGGGCGACACCGAGCCGGGGTAGCCCTGAACGCGCGTCGAGTCGGTCGCCGTACCGCCGCCATTCATGATCCACTCGCAGCGCGTCGGGTTGGGATGACCGTAGTAGCTGTCCTCTTCGACGATAAAGAGGTAGTCGCTCTGCGTCTGGTTGATGCGCCAGCCGTCGGTTTGGTCGCTCGAGTAGGGCGCATTGACGTCCGACGGGTCGTCGAGCACGGGGCCGCTGTAGCCACCCTCAGGGCGGGTCGAGCAGTCGCCCAAGCTGGGATCGAAGCGCGGCACGTTGCCACCCGCCGCCGAACCGTTGGTGGGGACGTAGAGCCGGCCGTTAGAGTGCCACACGAGGTCATAAGCGTTGCGCAGCCCACGCCCGAAGATGGTCAGCGGCGCCCCCGGCGCGAACGGGTTGTACGAGCCGCCGTCTTCGGTCTGCACGTTTAGGGGCGGGCTGGTAATCTGCGAGACGTCGACGCGCAAGGTAGCGGCGGTCAAGAGGCGCTCCGGACGGAAGCCCCACGGTGCGTCGGGGGCACCCATCGCCGTGTTGCTCCCCTGGTTGAAGTAGAGCACGTTAGGTTCAGCGGGGTTAAAGGCGATCTTGTTGGTGACGTGGTCGCGGATCGAGCGGGGGAGGCCGATCACGTAGTCCTGTACGGCCTCGAGGTTAGGGCCGCTTAGACGCGTGATCTTACCGCTCCACTCCTCTTGCACGTTCGAAAAGCCGAAGTGCGTGTGGCTCACCCACAAGATGAGGTTGCTCGCGGTCGCGCTCGGATCAAAAGCGATGCCGATGGTGAGGCGCGGGCCACCCTCGGCCTGCTGGAGCGAGGTCAGGGTCTGCGGCGCGCCGAGGGTGCCGTCGCCGTTGACGCTGTAGCGCAGGATGCGCCCGTCGACCGTCGAGGCGTAGAGGTTACCGTCGGGGCCGAAGGCGAGCGAGGTGTGGCGCTCGCCCCGCGTGGTCGGCAGGTCAATGATGTCGAAGCGCGGGGTGATCTGCGCGCCCCCCGCCCCCGTGGTAAAGGTCGCGCTGTAGGGCAGCAGGGCCGCACCGGAGACGTCGCGCACCCCGTCGACGGTAAAGGTGTACTCGGTGTTGGGGCTGAGCGGGCTGTTCGGCTGGAAGCTGATGACGTCGCCAGCGGCGGAGGTGTTGATCGACCCCTCGACGCGCCGCTGCGTCCGCGTTTCGGTCAGGGTGACCGTCTCGTCGGTGAGGCTGTCGTTGGCGACCCCGCCGTTGGGCAAATAGAGGTCGGTGGCGATGCCGGTCGTTACCGGAACGTTCGTCTCGCCGTCGGCCGGGCGCGAACGCACCACTGACGGGGAGGCGTCGCCGGCGGTGGTAAAGGTGCTGCTATGCGCCCGGAACGCCTGACCGCTCTCGTCTTGCACCGCGCTCGAGATCTCGAAGCGGTAGGTGGTGTTAAAGGCGAGCGCCTCACGCGGCGTCACGACGAGCGTCTCGCTCTCGTTAAGCACGCGAACCGTCACGGGGACGGGTTGCGAGTTGCTCTCGACGATGAGCCGCACGCTCTGCTCGCTCACCGTGGTGAGGTTGAGGTCGCCGCTCGGCAGGTTGAGCGCGACGTTGATGCTGGTGCCGACGGGGACGTTCGTCGCCCCGTCCGCGGGGGTGATCCGCGCCACCGACGGACCGCCGACGCTCGGTACGAAGGGGATGAGCTCGCACGCCGCGAGGCTCAAGGTGAGGAGGACGAAGAGCAGGGTTTGGGGTCGTTGCATACGGACTCCTGTAGGCGAGGACGTTTAGTTGACGGGTTCGATGTTCTCGATCAGGTACATGTTGTCGTTGTAGTCGCAGTTGGCCGTGTCCGTCGTCCCGCAGCCGTTCTCGACGAAGTCTTGCGCGGCGATGTAGGTGTTCGGAATCGGCTGACCGCTGCGGTCTTTGGCGGGCCAGAGGCGCAACCCCAGGTTGCCGTTGCCGCGCCCCAAGCTCGGGTTGGTGCTGTAACCCGCCGAGCGCATCTCGAAAGGCCCGGTCGGGGAGACGCTCATACCGGCGATCTCCTCGCCGCCCAGCGCGCGCGGGTAGATCGTCTGGCCGTCGAGCCGCTCGTGGCGGAACGAGGCGAACGGCGTCGAGGCGCCCTCGTAGAACATCTCAAAGGGGTAGGTTACGTTGCAGCACGAGTGAAAGGCAGCGATCTGCGTGACCGTCACCGGGCCCGGCGTAGCCGCTCGCCAGTAGGCCGAGCGCACCTCGTCGCCGGCCAAGGGCGCGTCGGGCGCGGCGCTCGTGAGCCCCCCCTGACTGTCCGCCCCGACGTCGATGGGGTAGCCGAAAGCGTCGACGACGAGCCCCTCGAGGTAGACCTCGCGCCCCCCTTCGGGTGCGGGCATGTAGATCCCCGCGAGTTCCATCTCGGCCGTCGCGCCCCCGACCTGCGCGACGAAAGCCGCCTGCAACACCCCTTTACCGCCGAGCCCAACGGGCGCGAACTGCACCGTCAGGTCGTACGTGCTGCCGGGGTCGAGGGTGAGGAAGGTCTCCCCGTTCGGGAAGATAAAGGCGCTCGGCTCGGTGGTGCTGACGCTCACCTGCAAAGGTGCGCCCCCGGTGTTGCGCAGCCGCACCGTACCGGTGTTGCGGGTGTTGAGTTCGAGCCACGGCTGCGCGGTGGGGTCGCAGGTCGGGTCCCTCTCCGGGTTGCAGAGGTTGCCGCTGGTGTCGCGGATGCTGTGGAGCACCAAGCGGTCGTCGAAGGGGAGCCCCAAGGGGTTGGTCACCTGCAACCCGTCGATATCGGCGGTGCTAGCCGGCGCGACGTTGCGCACGAGCACCACCACGTCGTTGTAGTCAAAGCCTTGGCTAAACTCCTCGGTCGCGAGGACAAAGGCGTTCTCGACAGTTTCGCCGTTTTCCACGAGCGGGTAGGCGCGCACCTGCCGCGGCACCGCACCCTGGAAGGTGTTGAGGCGGTCCTCGGTGTAGACGTAGCGCTGGTTGAAAAAGCGGTTGGTCGGCCAGAACGAGTAGAAGCCGAAGGGCTCGCTGCTGGGGTCGAAGCGGATGAGCCCGCTCGCGTCCACAAGGTCGCTCTCGATGTCGGGGGCGAGGCGCTGGGCGTTGAGCGCCGGCGCCTGCGGCACCGTAAAGAGCGCCTCGCGGGTGCCTACGCGCCCCGCTTCGTAGACGCCGAACTCGAGCACCGGATCGTTCGGCACCCCGAAGGCCGCGAGCACCTCGATGGTCACGGGTTCCGCGGGGTTGGCGCGCACCATCCGCTGCAAAGAGACCTCGTCGCCCAAAAGGTCGTTGTTGGGTTCGGTGACCAAAAAGGTGTCGCCTGGCGTCGCGTCGCCGGTGTCGATGTCAAAGCCGTAGGTGTCTAAAATCCACTGCAGCGAGGGCTCTTGGTTGCCGCCCTGACCGCGCACCCCGAGGCCGCCCAGGGGCACTTCGAGCCGCGGCGTCTGCGGGTCGCTACTCGCGACGACCAGCGTCGCCCGCTGCGGCCCGGGTGCGCTCGGCGTAAAGCGCAGCGAGAGGGTCGCGCTCTCGCCGGGGGCGAGCGTCGCCGGGGCGGGGGTCTCGAGGTCAAAGCGCGCCGCCCCCTCGCCCGTGATCGACACGTCGCTCAGGCTGATGGGGCTCGAGCCGTCGTTGCGCAGCGTTACGGTGCGGGTATCGCTGGCGGTCTCCCCGCCGGCGGTAAAGAGCACGCGCGCGGGCACTGCCTGAAAGGTCACGTCCGGGTTGGGCGACGCCCCCTGACCGGTGGTAAAGGTGCTCTGAAAGGGGGTAAAGGTCGCCCCCGTCTCCGTCGCCAAACCTTCGGTTACCGCAAAGCGGTAGGTCGTTTCGGGCGCGAGCGCCTCGGTGGGCCGCAGCACGAGCGTCGCGCCCTCTAACGTGCGGGTCGCGGCGACCGCGTTGCCGCTCCCGACGTCCGTCAGGCTCACCGTCTCGGCGCTTAGGGTCGTGAGGTCGATGCTCCCCGCGCTGTCGGGCACGCTGAGCTGCGCGCGCACCGCGGCGTTCGTCGGCACGTTCGTCGCCCCGTCGGCGGGGCTCACGCTGCTGACGCGGGGGGTCGCTGGGGTCGGGAAGAGGTTGCAGGCGCTCAGGGTGAACACGAGGCCGGCAAGGAGCGCAACACGGGTGCGCTGCATCAGGTCGCCGACCCGAACGCACCCGTCGCCCGTGAAGGCGTGGGGGGGAAACCGTAAACCGTGACCATCTCGTTAACCTCCGTCTGGGGGCGTGCTCGGGGTAGCGCGGGCGACGATGACGCAGCAGCGCCCCCACCCCCTAACCCTACCGCGCCTAGGCGACGGGCTGCGGCGAGCGTGCCCGGTCCACCTGCGCCGATGGGCGCCGCAAGCGTTTCGCCCCATCTTAAGAGCGTGCGCCGCGGCGCGGGCGTGCGAGCGTTACACCCGAGCAGCCCCGCTGCCCCTTGGTGCGCTTGCAGCCGTTCTCGGGGTGCGCCGAGACGGGCGTGCCGCCCTCACCTGCTCCAAGCACCGCGCTAGCCCAGCGTACCGCACCCTTCTTAAGGGCACCTTAACAGCTCGAGCACAGCGCATAGAGGGGCGGTTGTCCCACAAGGCGCCCCAGTGGCCTTTTTAACGCGTTTAACGCACGGTCTGGGTCAGGTG
This window contains:
- a CDS encoding Ig-like domain-containing protein, coding for MQRPQTLLFVLLTLSLAACELIPFVPSVGGPSVARITPADGATNVPVGTSINVALNLPSGDLNLTTVSEQSVRLIVESNSQPVPVTVRVLNESETLVVTPREALAFNTTYRFEISSAVQDESGQAFRAHSSTFTTAGDASPSVVRSRPADGETNVPVTTGIATDLYLPNGGVANDSLTDETVTLTETRTQRRVEGSINTSAAGDVISFQPNSPLSPNTEYTFTVDGVRDVSGAALLPYSATFTTGAGGAQITPRFDIIDLPTTRGERHTSLAFGPDGNLYASTVDGRILRYSVNGDGTLGAPQTLTSLQQAEGGPRLTIGIAFDPSATASNLILWVSHTHFGFSNVQEEWSGKITRLSGPNLEAVQDYVIGLPRSIRDHVTNKIAFNPAEPNVLYFNQGSNTAMGAPDAPWGFRPERLLTAATLRVDVSQITSPPLNVQTEDGGSYNPFAPGAPLTIFGRGLRNAYDLVWHSNGRLYVPTNGSAAGGNVPRFDPSLGDCSTRPEGGYSGPVLDDPSDVNAPYSSDQTDGWRINQTQSDYLFIVEEDSYYGHPNPTRCEWIMNGGGTATDSTRVQGYPGSVSPDPNWRGAAFDFGLNVSPNGAIEYRSSTFGGALRGQLLVTRYSNFNDVLAVELDSLGNPVGAEPIVTSGSFQNPLDLAEDLRNGYLYVSEYGSESSSLNVPDAGLKLLRPLQ
- a CDS encoding choice-of-anchor D domain-containing protein, whose amino-acid sequence is MQRTRVALLAGLVFTLSACNLFPTPATPRVSSVSPADGATNVPTNAAVRAQLSVPDSAGSIDLTTLSAETVSLTDVGSGNAVAATRTLEGATLVLRPTEALAPETTYRFAVTEGLATETGATFTPFQSTFTTGQGASPNPDVTFQAVPARVLFTAGGETASDTRTVTLRNDGSSPISLSDVSITGEGAARFDLETPAPATLAPGESATLSLRFTPSAPGPQRATLVVASSDPQTPRLEVPLGGLGVRGQGGNQEPSLQWILDTYGFDIDTGDATPGDTFLVTEPNNDLLGDEVSLQRMVRANPAEPVTIEVLAAFGVPNDPVLEFGVYEAGRVGTREALFTVPQAPALNAQRLAPDIESDLVDASGLIRFDPSSEPFGFYSFWPTNRFFNQRYVYTEDRLNTFQGAVPRQVRAYPLVENGETVENAFVLATEEFSQGFDYNDVVVLVRNVAPASTADIDGLQVTNPLGLPFDDRLVLHSIRDTSGNLCNPERDPTCDPTAQPWLELNTRNTGTVRLRNTGGAPLQVSVSTTEPSAFIFPNGETFLTLDPGSTYDLTVQFAPVGLGGKGVLQAAFVAQVGGATAEMELAGIYMPAPEGGREVYLEGLVVDAFGYPIDVGADSQGGLTSAAPDAPLAGDEVRSAYWRAATPGPVTVTQIAAFHSCCNVTYPFEMFYEGASTPFASFRHERLDGQTIYPRALGGEEIAGMSVSPTGPFEMRSAGYSTNPSLGRGNGNLGLRLWPAKDRSGQPIPNTYIAAQDFVENGCGTTDTANCDYNDNMYLIENIEPVN
- a CDS encoding DUF2905 domain-containing protein is translated as MARLLIALGLFLLVAGVALALFPRAFSWFGTLPGDLRIRRDGVSIFIPITSALLLSGALTLVINLIAWFLRR